GGGAGTATCGGTATATTCTCCGCCTGGAAACAGAGATTGGTCCGGCAGATCGGCCAGCTGTCAAATCCTATGTCGTCGAGAAGGAAGCCGTGGGATCGAGTGTCCGATGGATAACGGCTTCTGATCAGGATCCTATTGCTCAGGTTGTGCAGACCGCCTTCGACGATCTCTTCACCCAAATCGAAGCTGATTACGCCCTCTATCGGACGACCAAAAGCACGGAGGGGAAAAATTAGGATGAATGACGACGCGGGCTCAACAGAAGGGTGATCAGCGTACCAAGAGCAAACCCTGCGATGAATATCGAGGAGACCGCCCAACGAAAGGACGCTAGGTTTGTAGAACGATGCCGCTGCCATAACTCTCGACTCAGATCCGGCCCATGAGATTCACCGCCCAACCATTCGTCAGATGGTGCATTTGCACTCCGGCTTGTGAACCGTCCTGCAGTGTGTTGTTCCGCCATGATCCACCCTTCATAACAAAAGGCCTGGGATACGAATACCCTCGACGCACGGGCCAGCCACTAAGCGATGCGAGAATTGGAAAACGCCGCCCAGGCAGCATCAGCCTGCCCCTTCGGCGCCGACTCATACTCGGGGCAATTCGTACGGAGTGTCATGTCACCGAGCGGGGCATTGACGTAGTCGCAATGATGCGGCTTGGCAGGATCATCGTAACGGTTGGGTCTGAAATAGCGGCAGGACACACACATTCGCACAACCGAAATTTCCCCTTGATCCTGAAGAGACTTGATGAGCTTGATCAAGGCCGTGAGCATGGATGCTTGTTCCCGCGGTGACAGCGTTGCCGTGGCCGTGATGAGCGCACTAGGTTTCTGTGGGTTTCCCGAACCGGCACGAAGTCCCTTCGCAGAAAGTTCGACCGTCACGACGCGCCCATCGCTCTTCGAGCGTCGACGACGAACCAGCCGCTTCCGTTCAAGAGTTGCCACGGCTTCCGACGCGGTTGGGAGCCTCACGGCCAATTCCTCCGCAATCTGTGAGACTTGTGCAACATGCTTCGGCTGAGACTGCAGAACAGCCAAGACTTGCCGCTGCAATGGCCCAAGACCCGATCGCCCCTCGCGCCGCCAGGTCCGACTTTTCATGGCAAGCCCAATCCGTTCCAACCCAGCGACGAGTTGGGTCATGACGGGCTCGACGGGCTTAGGATTCAACAGCGTGATCGGTTTGGAATGATGTACGGTGCCGGCCTCGGCCATACGAAGCTCTCCAAATGGAAGCATTTCACTTTAGATCATCCCTCGCATTCCCGTCAAGGTTCGCCGCGATGACGGCAAAAGCCTTGTCGGTAAAAATACCACGGTAGATGGTGAGCCGCCTGGGACTCGAACCCAGGGCCCTCGCCTTAAAAGATCGATCAAATCGCATTTACCAGCGGCTTGATTTTGCGAAGGTTTCCCCGTTTTTCTTTACGAATCACTGTCTTTCCACGTTTCTACTGAATCCATAGATTCGGATAGATTCCATTGGTTGCGTAGATTTTTAGCACAAATTTAGCACAGCATTTAGGGATCAAGAATCACAAGAACCAATGTCTATTCCTTGATCGTCCACGATTTTGTCGTCACCGTCCTCTGCCTCAGCACACATCGGAGAGATAGAGATAGTACCGGCCAGGCGACTCCATTCCCCACGCCGTCGCCAGGGCGTGGCAGGTGAGTGCACGAATGGCCTCGGCTTCATGATTCATAGCTGTGACCGCTGTGCCGCTCCACGCGATTACCCCCGTCTCCACCTGAACAGCCTCGACCGTTACCAGCGACACCGATGAATCCACCGTATAGGATACAACCAAGTCAGCCCCTAGCATCCGCCCGAGATGCACCGTTTCATCATCCGCTTGGGTGAGCCGAAATCGCTGCTCATTCTGGATCGTCGTGCGGGCCATCGTGAGCATGACCACCCCGCGTTTCTCTAGCCAGGTGGCTATCTCGGAATGTACCACCCGCATGAGAGGATATTGTGCTTCGCTCGGCACCCGATCATCAATCAACGCCTTGATGTTCGTGAGAGGCGGTACCACCTGTGCCCATCGGTTTTGACGACCCAGCCCGAGTTGTAGGGCAGGAGAGAACAGCCGGAGAGGACGAGGCAGAAGAATACGATGGTTCCCCGTAAGAGGGAGCAGAGGCAGTTCATGCTTGTGTCCGGCGTGATGCTCGCGAGACAACGCATTTTACCGTCTTTTCATCCACTCACACTAGTCTTCTCGGGAGCTTAGGACTGTCTGGCGAGCACCTGCTGAAGGCTCGTGATCAACTCATCGACGTTGATGGGTTTTTGCACATAGCCGGCCGCACCCAGCC
This genomic interval from Nitrospiraceae bacterium contains the following:
- a CDS encoding MarR family winged helix-turn-helix transcriptional regulator is translated as MAEAGTVHHSKPITLLNPKPVEPVMTQLVAGLERIGLAMKSRTWRREGRSGLGPLQRQVLAVLQSQPKHVAQVSQIAEELAVRLPTASEAVATLERKRLVRRRRSKSDGRVVTVELSAKGLRAGSGNPQKPSALITATATLSPREQASMLTALIKLIKSLQDQGEISVVRMCVSCRYFRPNRYDDPAKPHHCDYVNAPLGDMTLRTNCPEYESAPKGQADAAWAAFSNSRIA